One genomic segment of Scylla paramamosain isolate STU-SP2022 chromosome 11, ASM3559412v1, whole genome shotgun sequence includes these proteins:
- the LOC135104973 gene encoding uncharacterized protein LOC135104973, which yields MASSTSVNEKSCHWDRKETLLLIELYRQNPCLWNVKSTVYKDRNKRVAAINEITAGLNRNGLSVTASEVKKKIESIRSQYRRELRKQEKSKKSGAGADDIYTPILWCFDDLCFLNDGDSKRESVSSMDSQVSLVPEEVSDHEIFNDPILQQNEDGSVTHTTPTPVTPVPSTSHDNVPPATPESSRIQTQTTRGRKRSLLTDERHEVLEEALHQLKELSRSEKDSDEESAFGDVVTNDLRKMNVENRIHAQKLISEVLYLGKLGKLTFTSKVVG from the exons ATGGCCAGCAGTACCTCAGTCAATGAGAAGAGTTGCCACTGGGACAGAAAAGAGACCCTGCTACTAATAGAACTATACCGGCAGAATCCATGCCTATGGAATGTAAAGTCTACTGTGTACAAGGATAGGAACAAACGTGTCGCGGCCATTAATGAAATAACGGCAGGACTGAATAGAAATGGATTATCTGTTACTGCTtctgaagtgaagaaaaaaatagaatccaTCCGTAGTCAATATAGGAGAGAACTACGAAAACAGGAGAAATCAAAGAAGTCGGGGGCTGGTGCTGACGACATTTACACCCCCATATTATGGTGTTTTGATGACCTCTGCTTCCTCAACGATGGCGACAGCAAGAGAGAATCCGTGTCAAGTATGGATAGCCAAGTGTCTCTTGTGCCTGAAGAAGTGTCTGATCATGAG ATTTTCAATGATCCTATACTTCAACAAAATGAAGATGGTTCTGTAACCCATACAACACCAACGCCTGTCACACCTGTCCCAAGTACATCGCATGATAATGTACCACCTGCAACGCCTGAGTCTTCACGCATTCAGACTCAAACTACCCGAGGGAGAAAAAGGTCTTTACTCACTGACGAGAGGCATGAGGTGCTTGAAGAAGCGCTTCATCAACTGAAAGAATTATCTCGATCGGAGAAGGATAGCGATGAAGAAAGTgcttttggtgatgttgttacCAATGATTTGCGAAAGATGAATGTAGAAAATAGGATCCATGCACAGAAACTAATTTCTGAGGTACTTTATCTGGGGAAATTAGGGAAGCTCACCTTTACATCCAAGGTTGTTGGCTAA